The proteins below are encoded in one region of Streptomyces cyanogenus:
- a CDS encoding alpha-mannosidase, producing MHDDRTLVEARLRRVLDERIRPAVYPESVPLRVAVWHAPGEPVPVAQGLAAEPEPIEVGTRWGAPWGTSWFRVTGTVPEAWAGRTVEALLDLGFDENMPGFQCEGLVYRPDGTPVKGLNPRNQWVRIGAPVAGGEEVRLHIEAASNPVILDYHPFRPTPLGDKETAGAEPQYTLTRMDLAVFDETVWQLVLDLEVLGELMAELPVDSARRHDILRAVERALDAVDLQDVNGTADRARERLTGVLSAPAVPSAHRISAVGHAHIDSAWLWPLRETVRKVARTTSNMTALVEDEPDFVFAMSQAQQWAWVKEHRPEVWARVKKAVAEGRFVPAGGMWVESDTNMPGSEAMARQFVHGKRFFLDEFGIENEEAWLPDTFGFAAGLPQIIRAAGSKWLLTQKISWSQTNTFPHHTFHWEGIDGTRVFTHFPPVDTYNCSMKGSELAHAARNFKDRGRARHSLAPTGWGDGGGGTTREMVAKAARLRDLEGSPTVVWEAPRAFFEKAEAEYPEPPVWVGELYLELHRATLTSQAKTKQGNRRSEHLLREAELWAATAAVRTGFPYPYEELDRIWKTVLLHQFHDILPGSSIAWVHREARATYERVAAELNGIIGAAQRALAGEGGTELVFNAAPHAGHGVPAGGAAPPAVTGHTRLAAREDGGFTLDNGLLRITVDARGLVVSAYDPAADRETVAPGRSANLLQLHPDFPNMWDAWDVDSFYRNTVTDLTDADSVTAGEDGTSVRIVRTFGSSRVTQLLTLPPGERRLLVDTEVDWHETEKFLKLAFPLDLHAERYASETQFGHAFRPTHTNTSWEWAKFEACNHRFVHLAEPDWGVAVVNDSTYGHDVTRTVRTDGDRGTTTTVRVSLLRAPRFPDPETDQGVHRFRHALLPGASIADAVREGWRVNLPERRLTGAREVTPLVTVDNDAVVVTAVKLADDGTGDVVVRFHEAHGGRARATLTAGFEVADVTATDLLERPWDEGAPPVLDGDRVTVRLRPFELVTLRLRRA from the coding sequence ATGCATGACGACCGCACGCTGGTGGAAGCCCGCCTCAGGCGCGTCCTCGACGAACGTATCCGCCCTGCCGTGTACCCCGAGTCCGTGCCGCTCCGGGTCGCGGTGTGGCACGCGCCCGGCGAGCCCGTGCCGGTCGCGCAGGGGCTCGCCGCCGAGCCCGAGCCGATCGAGGTGGGCACCCGGTGGGGTGCTCCGTGGGGCACCAGCTGGTTCCGGGTGACCGGGACCGTGCCCGAGGCCTGGGCCGGGCGGACCGTCGAGGCGCTGCTGGACCTCGGCTTCGACGAGAACATGCCCGGTTTCCAGTGCGAGGGCCTGGTCTACCGGCCCGACGGCACCCCGGTGAAGGGCCTCAACCCACGCAACCAGTGGGTGCGGATCGGTGCGCCGGTCGCGGGGGGCGAGGAGGTGCGCCTGCACATCGAGGCCGCCTCCAACCCGGTCATCCTCGACTACCACCCCTTCCGGCCCACCCCGCTCGGCGACAAGGAGACCGCCGGCGCCGAGCCGCAGTACACGCTCACCCGCATGGACCTCGCCGTGTTCGACGAGACCGTCTGGCAGCTGGTGCTGGACCTGGAGGTGCTGGGTGAGCTGATGGCCGAGCTGCCCGTCGACTCCGCACGCCGGCACGACATCCTGCGCGCGGTCGAACGCGCCCTGGACGCCGTCGACCTCCAGGACGTGAACGGCACCGCGGACCGGGCACGGGAGCGGCTGACCGGCGTGCTGTCCGCCCCCGCCGTGCCGTCCGCGCACCGGATCAGCGCCGTCGGGCACGCGCACATCGACTCGGCGTGGCTGTGGCCGCTGCGCGAGACGGTGCGCAAGGTGGCCCGTACGACGTCCAACATGACCGCGCTCGTCGAGGACGAGCCGGACTTCGTGTTCGCCATGTCCCAGGCGCAGCAGTGGGCCTGGGTGAAGGAGCACCGGCCCGAGGTGTGGGCGCGGGTGAAGAAGGCCGTGGCGGAGGGCCGGTTCGTGCCGGCCGGCGGGATGTGGGTGGAGTCGGACACCAACATGCCCGGCTCGGAGGCGATGGCCCGGCAGTTCGTGCACGGCAAGCGGTTCTTCCTCGACGAGTTCGGCATCGAGAACGAGGAGGCCTGGCTGCCGGACACCTTCGGCTTCGCCGCGGGCCTGCCGCAGATCATCAGGGCGGCCGGCTCCAAGTGGCTGCTGACGCAGAAGATCTCCTGGTCGCAGACGAACACGTTCCCGCACCACACCTTCCACTGGGAAGGCATCGACGGCACCCGCGTCTTCACCCACTTTCCGCCCGTCGACACCTACAACTGCTCGATGAAGGGCAGCGAACTCGCCCACGCGGCCCGGAACTTCAAGGACCGGGGCCGGGCCCGGCACTCCCTCGCGCCCACCGGCTGGGGCGACGGGGGCGGCGGCACCACCCGCGAGATGGTCGCCAAGGCGGCCCGGCTGCGCGACCTCGAAGGCTCCCCGACCGTGGTCTGGGAGGCACCGCGCGCGTTCTTCGAGAAGGCCGAGGCCGAGTACCCCGAACCGCCCGTCTGGGTGGGCGAGCTGTACCTGGAACTGCACCGCGCCACCCTCACCAGCCAGGCGAAGACCAAGCAGGGCAACCGGCGCAGCGAACACCTGCTGCGGGAGGCCGAGCTGTGGGCGGCCACGGCAGCCGTACGCACCGGATTCCCCTACCCGTACGAGGAGCTGGACCGGATCTGGAAGACGGTCCTGCTGCACCAGTTCCACGACATCCTGCCCGGATCCTCCATCGCGTGGGTGCACCGGGAGGCACGGGCGACGTACGAGCGCGTCGCCGCCGAGCTGAACGGGATCATCGGTGCGGCGCAGCGGGCCCTGGCCGGCGAGGGCGGCACCGAGCTTGTCTTCAACGCGGCCCCGCACGCCGGCCACGGCGTCCCCGCGGGCGGTGCCGCCCCACCCGCCGTGACGGGACACACGCGGCTCGCCGCGCGCGAGGACGGCGGGTTCACGCTGGACAACGGCCTGCTGCGGATCACCGTCGACGCCCGGGGCCTGGTCGTCTCCGCCTACGACCCCGCCGCCGACCGCGAGACCGTCGCCCCCGGCCGGTCCGCCAATCTCCTCCAGCTCCACCCGGACTTCCCGAACATGTGGGACGCCTGGGACGTCGACTCCTTCTACCGCAACACCGTCACCGACCTCACCGACGCCGACTCGGTCACGGCCGGCGAGGACGGCACCTCGGTGCGGATCGTCCGGACCTTCGGCTCCTCCCGGGTCACCCAGCTGCTGACCCTGCCGCCGGGCGAGCGGCGGCTGCTCGTCGACACCGAGGTCGACTGGCACGAGACGGAGAAGTTCCTGAAGCTGGCCTTCCCGCTCGACCTGCACGCCGAGCGGTACGCGTCCGAGACCCAGTTCGGGCACGCCTTCCGCCCCACCCACACCAACACCTCATGGGAGTGGGCCAAGTTCGAGGCCTGCAACCACCGCTTCGTCCACCTGGCGGAGCCGGACTGGGGCGTGGCGGTCGTCAACGACTCGACGTACGGCCACGACGTGACCCGCACGGTCCGCACCGACGGCGACCGCGGTACGACCACGACGGTCCGGGTGTCCCTGCTGCGCGCCCCGCGCTTCCCCGACCCGGAGACCGACCAGGGCGTCCACCGCTTCCGGCACGCCCTGCTCCCCGGCGCCTCGATCGCCGACGCGGTCCGCGAGGGCTGGCGGGTCAACCTGCCCGAACGCCGGCTGACCGGCGCCCGCGAGGTCACCCCGCTGGTCACGGTCGACAACGACGCGGTGGTGGTGACGGCGGTGAAGCTCGCCGACGACGGCACCGGAGACGTGGTCGTCCGCTTCCACGAGGCCCACGGCGGCCGCGCCCGGGCCACCCTGACGGCCGGCTTCGAGGTCGCGGACGTCACGGCGACCGACCTGCTGGAGCGGCCGTGGGACGAGGGGGCGCCGCCGGTGCTCGACGGTGACCGGGTCACCGTGCGGCTGCGCCCGTTCGAACTGGTGACCCTGAGGCTGCGCAGGGCCTGA
- a CDS encoding glycoside hydrolase 5 family protein, with translation MPAAVRFGVNYTPSEGWFHHWLDFDLDSVRADLDAIAALGLDHIRVFPLWPYFQPNRTLIRPRAVDQLVALADAAAERGLDVNVDGLQGHLSSFDFLPAWTRTWHRRNLFTDPDVTDGQAAYLRTLAAALADRPAFLGMTVGNEVNQFAAGPHPDPDRITPGEAERWLTRMLAACAEGAPGRLHLHASYDAAWYQDDQPFTPGHSARLGDLTAVHSWVFNGTAQRYGRTSVPTEHHAAYLVELSKAWADEPHRPVWLQEVGAPAPLVPAEHAAAFAEETLAHVLDCPDLWGVTWWCSHDVPRTLADFPALEYSLGLLTNDRRPKDIARVLAGAARRTPRAPAVRGTALVVPAAPGRRSRCAPGGDVFDAFFRLVADGARPTTVLDTRADDKDHLAARGITDVVTPDQVLPIPQGGTRSCTPPDAPS, from the coding sequence ATGCCTGCTGCCGTGCGCTTCGGCGTCAACTACACCCCCAGCGAAGGGTGGTTCCACCACTGGCTCGACTTCGACCTCGACTCCGTGCGCGCCGACCTCGACGCCATCGCCGCGCTCGGCCTCGACCACATCCGCGTCTTCCCGCTGTGGCCGTACTTCCAGCCCAACCGCACCCTGATCCGCCCGCGCGCCGTCGACCAGCTCGTGGCCCTCGCCGACGCCGCCGCCGAACGCGGCCTCGACGTCAACGTGGACGGACTCCAAGGGCACCTGTCCAGCTTCGACTTCCTGCCCGCCTGGACCCGCACCTGGCACCGCCGCAACCTCTTCACCGACCCGGACGTCACCGACGGTCAGGCCGCCTATCTGCGCACCCTCGCCGCCGCCCTCGCCGACCGGCCGGCCTTCCTCGGCATGACCGTCGGCAACGAGGTCAACCAGTTCGCCGCCGGCCCCCACCCCGACCCCGACCGGATCACCCCCGGGGAAGCCGAACGCTGGCTCACCCGGATGCTCGCCGCCTGCGCCGAGGGCGCCCCCGGCCGGCTCCACCTGCACGCCTCCTACGACGCCGCCTGGTACCAGGACGACCAGCCCTTCACCCCCGGCCACTCCGCCCGGCTCGGCGACCTCACCGCCGTGCACTCCTGGGTCTTCAACGGCACCGCCCAGCGGTACGGCCGTACCTCGGTGCCCACCGAGCACCACGCCGCCTACCTGGTCGAGCTGAGCAAGGCCTGGGCGGACGAGCCGCACCGGCCGGTGTGGCTCCAGGAGGTCGGCGCCCCCGCGCCCCTCGTGCCCGCCGAGCACGCCGCCGCCTTCGCCGAGGAGACCCTCGCCCACGTACTGGACTGCCCGGACCTGTGGGGCGTCACCTGGTGGTGCTCCCACGACGTCCCGCGCACCCTCGCCGACTTCCCCGCCCTCGAGTACTCCCTCGGCCTGCTGACCAACGACCGGCGGCCGAAGGACATCGCCCGGGTGCTGGCCGGAGCGGCCCGCCGGACCCCCCGCGCCCCGGCGGTGCGCGGCACGGCCCTCGTCGTACCCGCCGCGCCCGGCCGGCGCTCCCGCTGCGCGCCCGGCGGCGACGTCTTCGACGCCTTCTTCCGGCTCGTCGCGGACGGAGCCCGCCCCACCACCGTCCTCGACACGCGCGCCGACGACAAGGACCACCTCGCCGCGCGCGGCATCACCGACGTCGTCACTCCCGACCAGGTACTCCCCATCCCCCAAGGAGGCACCCGCTCGTGCACCCCACCAGACGCACCGTCCTGA
- a CDS encoding lipase maturation factor family protein, which translates to MDWFTAPGYWLSRLVFQRALAGLYLVAFLTAALQFRALLGERGMLPVPRFVARVRFRRAPSLFHLHYSDRFFAACAWSGCAVAAALLAGADSALPLWAGILLWLVPWALYLSIVNVGQTWYAFGWESLLLETGFLAAFLGNDEVAPPVLVLFLLRWILFRVEFGAGLIKMRGDACWRKLTCLYYHHETQPMPGPLSWFFHHLPKPLHRAEVAANHVTQLVVPVLLFTPQPIATAAAALMIVTQLWLVLSGNFSWLNWVTIVLALSALRLPATAPSVPAAPLWYEVLVLAVAALLVLLSYRPVTNMVSRRQVMNRSFDPLHLVNTYGAFGSVSRVRYEVVVEGTLDDTPHPDSDWREYTFRGKPGDPGHWPRQFAPYHLRLDWLMWFAALSPGYAGEWFGGLVERLLENDRDTLRLLRRSPFPPDTPPRYVRARLFRYRFTSWRELRETGACWERTFVREYLPPTRLAGSVQRS; encoded by the coding sequence GTGGACTGGTTCACCGCACCCGGCTACTGGCTGAGCCGGCTGGTCTTCCAGCGGGCTCTGGCGGGCCTGTACCTGGTCGCGTTCCTGACGGCGGCCCTGCAGTTCCGGGCCCTGCTGGGCGAGCGCGGGATGCTGCCCGTCCCCCGCTTCGTCGCCCGGGTGCGGTTCCGGCGCGCCCCCAGCCTGTTCCACCTGCACTACTCCGACCGCTTCTTCGCGGCCTGCGCCTGGTCGGGCTGCGCGGTGGCGGCGGCCCTGCTGGCCGGGGCGGACTCCGCGCTGCCGCTGTGGGCGGGGATCCTGCTGTGGCTGGTGCCGTGGGCGCTGTACCTGTCGATCGTCAACGTCGGCCAGACGTGGTACGCGTTCGGCTGGGAGTCGCTGCTGCTGGAGACGGGGTTCCTCGCCGCCTTCCTCGGCAACGACGAGGTGGCGCCGCCGGTGCTCGTGCTGTTCCTGCTGCGCTGGATCCTGTTCCGGGTGGAGTTCGGCGCCGGGCTGATCAAGATGCGGGGCGACGCCTGCTGGCGGAAGCTGACCTGCCTGTACTACCACCACGAGACCCAGCCGATGCCGGGCCCCCTCAGCTGGTTCTTCCACCATCTGCCGAAGCCGCTGCACCGGGCGGAGGTGGCCGCCAACCACGTCACCCAGCTGGTCGTGCCGGTCCTGCTGTTCACCCCGCAACCGATCGCCACGGCCGCCGCCGCCCTGATGATCGTCACCCAGCTGTGGCTGGTGCTCTCCGGGAACTTCTCCTGGCTGAACTGGGTCACCATCGTGCTGGCCCTGTCCGCGCTCCGGCTGCCGGCGACGGCGCCGTCCGTGCCCGCGGCGCCGCTGTGGTACGAGGTGCTGGTGCTCGCGGTCGCCGCCCTGCTGGTCCTCCTCAGCTACCGGCCCGTGACGAACATGGTCTCCCGCCGCCAGGTGATGAACCGCTCCTTCGACCCGCTGCACCTGGTGAACACCTACGGCGCGTTCGGCAGCGTCAGCCGGGTGCGCTACGAGGTGGTGGTCGAGGGCACGCTGGACGACACTCCGCACCCGGACTCCGACTGGCGTGAGTACACGTTCCGGGGCAAGCCCGGCGACCCTGGGCACTGGCCGCGCCAGTTCGCCCCCTACCACCTGCGCCTGGACTGGCTGATGTGGTTCGCGGCGCTGTCGCCCGGCTACGCCGGGGAGTGGTTCGGGGGGCTGGTGGAGCGCCTGCTGGAGAACGACCGGGACACGCTCAGGCTGCTGCGCCGCTCCCCGTTCCCGCCGGACACCCCGCCCCGCTATGTCCGGGCCCGGCTGTTCCGCTACCGGTTCACCAGCTGGCGGGAGCTGCGGGAGACGGGGGCGTGCTGGGAGCGGACGTTCGTACGGGAGTACCTGCCGCCGACGCGGCTGGCGGGCTCGGTTCAGAGGTCGTAG
- a CDS encoding DUF4231 domain-containing protein, producing MQRRRVPDNSWAAEPDPLLALARKDLAFYARASDRARRLHHATELGALLTTSVTVVAAGLHAPAWLTALIAGGAVFFTGMRQLYGAGSRWVLAAQARESLRRAIDRYLLLPEAERDAAARQALQAVVEEIGATELRAWSEAQSGRPEAPPPPVGA from the coding sequence ATGCAACGAAGAAGGGTGCCCGACAACTCCTGGGCCGCGGAGCCGGATCCCCTGCTGGCGCTCGCCCGGAAGGACCTGGCGTTCTACGCGCGGGCCTCGGACCGTGCCAGGCGGCTGCACCACGCCACCGAACTCGGCGCCCTGCTCACGACATCGGTGACCGTCGTCGCCGCCGGCCTGCACGCCCCCGCCTGGCTGACCGCGCTGATCGCGGGCGGCGCCGTCTTCTTCACCGGGATGCGCCAGCTGTACGGCGCCGGCTCGCGCTGGGTGCTGGCCGCGCAGGCGCGGGAGTCGTTGCGCCGGGCGATCGACCGCTACCTGCTCCTGCCGGAGGCCGAACGTGACGCGGCGGCCCGGCAGGCGCTGCAGGCGGTGGTCGAGGAGATCGGCGCCACCGAGCTGCGCGCCTGGTCCGAGGCGCAGAGCGGGCGCCCGGAGGCGCCCCCGCCCCCGGTGGGAGCCTGA
- a CDS encoding endo-beta-N-acetylglucosaminidase, translating into MHPTRRTVLIAAGAAALAPALPAAAAPRATAATPPYAAYWYPDSLPAGSPGPGITWRSLKSWRAADDADLAFNAATVPLAPRFTPTPANPTARSGQARVQALVSFGPTSGNPSQGSATADHYALTHWAYLDELVFWGGSAGEGLILAPNAPVVDAAHRHGVPVLGNVFLPPVAYGGQLQWTRDLVQKDAAGRHPLAAQLVAVAAAYGFDGWFVNAETGGGDTALGTAVLGFVQELKALAAARGQRVTWYDAMTVNGTVGWQGALNSRNQAFFQACDDMFVDFRWSTATLAASGTKADRLGRSRYQLWAGVDVESNGSDTYVNWDAIVPAGPPHVTSIGFYRPEWTRNHLPADRRAPVDFHAADDRFWTGRSLDPARPDAGDPWRAPAVSVADRSTVTSVPFASVFNTGHGLRWYEEGTVASAVPWNHLGLQDRLPSRRWIVRTAGERPAVAFDFADAWRGGSSVLVAGELDHPAVVDLYATRLPIGVSTVVDLTFRSEAGGVNVELAVATAEPGMPGATPPYTYRAVNPVNHNIRVRSVNGWQTVTVPLTGLSGTVHALGVRLTATDGPVRWRLGGLAVRPDGTPPPPAAPTGARVTAANGGDLRLAWNAAPGTVRHYTLHRLLPDGTRRFLGATGQRAWFVPGQRPEQGETTARFEVRAVGELYNASAPVTVTHPW; encoded by the coding sequence GTGCACCCCACCAGACGCACCGTCCTGATCGCCGCAGGCGCCGCCGCCCTCGCCCCCGCCCTGCCCGCGGCGGCCGCCCCGCGCGCCACCGCCGCGACCCCGCCGTACGCCGCGTACTGGTACCCGGACTCGCTGCCCGCCGGCAGCCCCGGGCCCGGCATCACCTGGCGCAGCCTGAAGAGCTGGCGCGCGGCCGACGACGCCGACCTCGCCTTCAACGCCGCGACCGTGCCGCTCGCCCCCCGCTTCACCCCCACCCCGGCGAACCCCACCGCCCGCTCCGGCCAGGCCCGTGTCCAGGCGCTCGTCTCCTTCGGGCCGACCTCGGGCAACCCCTCCCAGGGCTCGGCCACCGCCGACCACTACGCCCTGACCCACTGGGCGTACCTCGACGAGCTGGTGTTCTGGGGCGGCTCGGCGGGCGAAGGACTGATCCTCGCGCCGAACGCGCCCGTCGTGGACGCGGCCCACCGGCACGGCGTCCCCGTCCTCGGAAACGTCTTCCTGCCCCCGGTGGCCTACGGCGGACAGCTCCAGTGGACCCGGGACCTGGTGCAGAAGGACGCCGCCGGCCGCCACCCGCTCGCCGCGCAACTCGTCGCGGTCGCCGCGGCCTACGGCTTCGACGGCTGGTTCGTGAACGCTGAGACCGGCGGCGGCGACACCGCGCTGGGCACGGCCGTACTGGGCTTCGTCCAGGAGCTCAAGGCCCTCGCCGCGGCCAGGGGGCAACGAGTGACCTGGTACGACGCGATGACCGTGAACGGCACGGTCGGCTGGCAGGGCGCCCTGAACAGCCGGAACCAGGCGTTCTTCCAGGCCTGCGACGACATGTTCGTGGACTTCCGGTGGAGCACGGCCACGCTGGCCGCGTCCGGTACGAAGGCGGACCGGCTGGGCCGCAGCCGCTACCAGCTGTGGGCCGGCGTCGACGTCGAGTCGAACGGGTCCGACACGTATGTGAACTGGGACGCGATCGTGCCGGCCGGCCCGCCGCACGTCACCTCGATCGGTTTCTACCGGCCCGAGTGGACCCGCAACCACCTGCCCGCCGACCGGCGCGCGCCCGTGGACTTCCACGCGGCCGACGACCGGTTCTGGACCGGTCGTTCGCTGGACCCGGCGCGGCCGGACGCGGGTGATCCCTGGCGGGCGCCGGCGGTGTCCGTGGCGGACCGGTCGACGGTGACCTCGGTGCCGTTCGCCTCCGTGTTCAACACCGGGCACGGACTGCGCTGGTACGAGGAGGGGACGGTCGCCTCGGCGGTGCCGTGGAACCATCTCGGGCTCCAGGACCGGCTGCCGTCACGGCGGTGGATCGTCCGGACGGCGGGGGAGCGGCCGGCGGTCGCCTTCGACTTCGCCGACGCCTGGCGCGGCGGGAGCAGCGTGCTGGTGGCCGGTGAACTGGATCATCCAGCGGTCGTGGACCTGTACGCGACGCGGCTGCCGATCGGTGTGAGCACGGTTGTCGACCTGACCTTCCGGAGCGAGGCTGGGGGTGTGAACGTCGAGCTGGCGGTGGCGACGGCCGAACCGGGGATGCCGGGGGCGACACCGCCGTACACCTATCGCGCTGTGAACCCGGTCAACCACAACATCCGGGTGCGATCGGTCAACGGCTGGCAGACCGTGACCGTCCCGCTCACCGGCCTGTCCGGCACCGTCCACGCCCTCGGTGTCCGCCTCACCGCCACGGACGGCCCGGTCCGCTGGCGGCTGGGCGGCCTCGCCGTCCGCCCCGACGGCACCCCGCCGCCGCCCGCCGCTCCCACCGGTGCCCGCGTCACGGCGGCGAACGGAGGCGACCTCCGCCTCGCCTGGAACGCCGCCCCCGGCACCGTCCGCCACTACACCCTCCACCGCCTCCTCCCCGACGGCACCCGCCGCTTCCTCGGCGCCACCGGCCAGCGCGCCTGGTTCGTCCCCGGCCAGCGGCCCGAACAAGGCGAGACGACCGCACGGTTCGAAGTGCGCGCGGTGGGGGAGCTCTACAACGCCTCGGCCCCCGTCACCGTCACCCACCCCTGGTAA
- a CDS encoding carbohydrate ABC transporter permease produces the protein MSVLEKVRPERPATEVREPRVTDEHGRRIRAGELIGRYLLLLAVLALTAGPFLWQLSTSLKGPTEDIYSSPPRFLPGHPTLHNYSRVADTIPVWDYALNSLKVATASVVTNCVGSALAGYALARLRYRGRRAATLVFVLAMLVPVEGIVIAQFTTMRELGLNNTLIGVVLPGAVGAMNVLLMRGAFRNLPYEIEEAAYVDGADVWQRFWRVALPSAKGTLAVVAIFAFMGAWDDFLWPLIVLSDPSRFTLTIGLNYLHGTFANDERLVAAGTVIAVAPLIVLFACLQRYFFRGVGEGAVKG, from the coding sequence GTGAGCGTCCTGGAGAAGGTACGGCCCGAACGGCCGGCCACCGAGGTCCGCGAGCCGCGCGTCACCGACGAGCACGGCCGCCGGATCCGGGCCGGCGAGCTGATCGGGCGCTACCTGCTGCTCCTCGCCGTCCTCGCCCTGACCGCCGGCCCGTTCCTGTGGCAGCTGTCCACCTCCCTCAAGGGCCCCACCGAGGACATCTACAGCTCCCCGCCCCGGTTCCTGCCCGGCCACCCCACCCTGCACAACTACAGCCGGGTCGCCGACACCATCCCGGTCTGGGACTACGCCCTGAACTCCCTGAAGGTCGCCACCGCAAGCGTCGTGACCAACTGCGTCGGCTCGGCACTCGCCGGATACGCCCTGGCCCGGCTGCGCTACCGCGGCCGGCGCGCGGCCACCCTCGTCTTCGTGCTGGCGATGCTCGTGCCCGTCGAGGGCATCGTCATCGCCCAGTTCACCACCATGCGCGAACTCGGCCTGAACAACACGCTGATCGGCGTCGTGCTGCCCGGCGCCGTCGGCGCGATGAACGTGCTGCTGATGCGGGGCGCCTTCCGCAACCTGCCCTACGAGATCGAGGAGGCGGCCTACGTCGACGGCGCCGACGTCTGGCAGCGGTTCTGGCGCGTCGCCCTGCCGTCGGCGAAGGGCACCCTCGCCGTCGTCGCGATCTTCGCCTTCATGGGCGCCTGGGACGACTTCCTGTGGCCGCTCATCGTGCTGAGCGACCCGTCAAGGTTCACCCTGACCATCGGCCTCAACTATCTGCACGGCACCTTCGCCAACGACGAACGCCTCGTCGCCGCCGGGACCGTGATCGCCGTGGCACCGCTCATCGTCCTCTTCGCCTGCCTCCAGCGGTACTTCTTCCGCGGGGTCGGCGAGGGCGCGGTCAAGGGCTGA
- a CDS encoding carbohydrate ABC transporter permease: MATPLRIRRQLPSSPWLFAAPGLLITGAFVLYPFLSTLGNSFTDRRTLVPGRFVGFANFRELLHDDMFWTGLRNSTLYIAGVVPALVVLPLLLALLVQKNIPGITFFRSAFYTPVVASIVVVGLIWVWLLDERGLVNSLLETVGIGRIGFLSDQWLLLLSAMAVTVWKGLGYYMIIYLAALANVPREWHEAAAVDGAGPVRRFLSVTVPAVRSTMVLVAALSSVAAFKVFSEVYLMAGPSGGPAGEDTTLVMLVQRTGTGLTGRVGYASALSVVVFAVTVALMLLVLRADRKEES, from the coding sequence ATGGCGACCCCCCTCCGCATCAGGCGCCAGCTTCCGTCCAGCCCCTGGCTGTTCGCCGCGCCCGGACTGCTGATCACCGGCGCGTTCGTGCTCTACCCGTTCCTCTCCACGCTGGGGAACTCCTTCACCGACCGCCGCACCCTGGTCCCCGGCCGCTTCGTCGGCTTCGCCAACTTCCGCGAGCTGCTCCACGACGACATGTTCTGGACCGGCCTGCGCAACAGCACCCTGTACATCGCCGGTGTCGTACCCGCCCTCGTCGTCCTGCCGCTGCTGCTCGCGCTGCTCGTGCAGAAGAACATCCCCGGCATCACGTTCTTCCGCTCCGCCTTCTACACCCCGGTCGTCGCCTCGATCGTCGTGGTCGGGCTGATCTGGGTGTGGCTGCTGGACGAGCGCGGCCTGGTCAACTCCCTGCTGGAGACCGTCGGGATCGGCCGGATCGGGTTCCTGAGCGACCAGTGGCTGCTCCTGCTGAGCGCCATGGCGGTCACGGTGTGGAAGGGCCTCGGCTACTACATGATCATCTATCTGGCCGCGCTGGCGAACGTACCGCGCGAATGGCACGAGGCCGCGGCCGTCGACGGCGCCGGACCGGTGCGCCGCTTCCTCTCCGTCACCGTGCCCGCCGTGCGCTCCACCATGGTGCTGGTCGCCGCGCTGTCGTCCGTCGCCGCCTTCAAGGTGTTCTCCGAGGTCTACCTGATGGCCGGCCCGAGCGGCGGTCCGGCCGGCGAGGACACCACCCTCGTCATGCTCGTCCAGCGCACCGGCACCGGCCTCACCGGCCGGGTCGGCTACGCCTCCGCCCTCTCCGTCGTCGTGTTCGCCGTCACCGTCGCCCTGATGCTGCTCGTACTGCGCGCCGACCGGAAGGAGGAGTCGTGA